In Microbacterium sp. SLBN-146, one genomic interval encodes:
- a CDS encoding alpha/beta fold hydrolase: MTEPQPTVVLVHGAFAESASWNGVIAHLQERGMSVVAAANPLRGVASDAAYIRAVISSVDGPVLLVGHSYGGLVITEAASHNHAVVGLVYVAAFVPETGQTAFELSGSAPGSTLGDALAAYPLADGGTEFAIRAELFPHQFAADVPAAEAALMSATQRPITQAALTEPLPTDRPAWKDIPSWHVFGDQDLNIPVAVHRAGAERAAARATREVTGASHAISVSQPRAVAEIIVEAAGAVRATSEDS, translated from the coding sequence ATGACCGAGCCCCAGCCCACCGTCGTCCTCGTCCACGGCGCCTTCGCCGAATCCGCATCGTGGAACGGCGTCATCGCGCACCTGCAGGAGCGAGGGATGTCCGTGGTCGCCGCCGCCAACCCGCTCCGCGGGGTCGCCTCCGATGCCGCCTACATCCGCGCGGTCATCTCGTCGGTCGATGGCCCCGTCCTCCTCGTCGGCCACTCCTATGGAGGACTCGTCATCACCGAGGCTGCATCCCACAACCACGCCGTGGTCGGACTCGTGTATGTCGCCGCCTTCGTCCCCGAGACCGGCCAGACCGCGTTCGAGCTGTCGGGAAGTGCCCCCGGCAGCACCCTCGGAGATGCGCTCGCCGCCTACCCGCTCGCCGATGGGGGAACGGAGTTCGCGATCCGCGCGGAGCTGTTCCCGCACCAGTTCGCGGCCGACGTTCCCGCCGCGGAGGCGGCTCTCATGAGCGCGACGCAGCGACCCATCACCCAAGCTGCGCTCACCGAGCCACTGCCCACCGACCGCCCGGCGTGGAAGGACATCCCGTCGTGGCACGTGTTCGGCGACCAGGATCTGAACATCCCCGTCGCGGTGCACCGCGCCGGCGCAGAACGCGCCGCTGCTCGTGCGACCCGTGAGGTCACGGGGGCGTCGCATGCCATCTCTGTCTCGCAGCCCCGCGCCGTCGCCGAGATCATCGTCGAGGCAGCGGGCGCGGTGCGCGCCACGTCGGAGGACTCATGA
- a CDS encoding RNA polymerase sigma-70 factor, giving the protein MEPDPLEVFTPLRGRLFGVAYRIIGSAAEAEDVVQETWLRWQLCDRAAVREPIAFLMTAATRISINVLQSARVRRETYIGPWLPSPVDTSSDPTLGAERSEALHLATLMLMERLTPAERAAYVLREAFDYPYARIAEIVDTTEVASRQLVSRARKHLTSTTKREASREHHQRFFSAFLDAARRGDASRLEALLASDAVNHTDGGGVVEHTARRSILGRDKLVRFFCGFAERFRFWDDLEVRKIEANGRESALLIRDGRAYALVSVEVGEDSIDQILWVMNPAKLSEIAERHHVAIG; this is encoded by the coding sequence ATGGAACCGGATCCACTCGAGGTCTTCACCCCGCTCCGGGGCCGGCTGTTCGGCGTGGCTTACCGCATCATCGGCAGCGCCGCGGAGGCCGAGGACGTCGTGCAGGAGACCTGGCTGCGCTGGCAGCTCTGCGATCGGGCAGCCGTGCGTGAGCCGATTGCCTTCCTCATGACCGCTGCGACACGGATCTCCATCAACGTGCTGCAGAGCGCCCGAGTGCGCCGCGAGACCTACATCGGGCCGTGGCTGCCGAGCCCCGTCGACACCAGTTCCGACCCGACTCTCGGTGCGGAGCGCAGCGAGGCGCTTCATCTTGCGACGCTCATGCTGATGGAGCGCCTCACCCCCGCTGAGCGGGCGGCGTACGTCCTGCGCGAGGCCTTCGACTACCCCTATGCGAGGATCGCGGAAATCGTCGACACGACCGAGGTCGCGTCGCGGCAACTGGTGAGCCGCGCCCGCAAACACCTCACGTCGACAACGAAGCGAGAAGCCAGCCGTGAGCATCACCAGCGCTTCTTCTCCGCCTTCCTGGATGCCGCGCGTCGCGGCGATGCGAGCCGTCTCGAGGCGCTTCTCGCCTCGGATGCCGTCAACCACACCGACGGCGGGGGCGTCGTCGAGCACACGGCGCGCCGCAGCATCCTCGGTCGCGACAAGCTCGTGCGGTTCTTCTGCGGTTTCGCCGAACGGTTCCGCTTCTGGGATGACCTGGAGGTGCGAAAGATCGAGGCGAACGGACGCGAGAGCGCGCTCCTCATTCGCGACGGACGTGCGTATGCACTCGTGTCCGTCGAGGTCGGCGAGGACTCCATCGATCAGATCCTGTGGGTGATGAACCCGGCCAAGCTCTCCGAGATCGCGGAGCGGCATCACGTCGCCATCGGCTGA
- a CDS encoding alpha/beta fold hydrolase, producing MNPFQLDVRTVDAGELSVGYLDRGDPGAEPVVLLHGFPYDVHSYVDVVPLLVDAGFRVLVPHLRGHGPTRFLDPEATRSGQQAALGADVLAFIDALGLEEPILAGYDWGGRAACVVAALWPDRISGLVSVNGYLIQDIAAAAMPARPDLEAGLWYFWYFATQRGTAGLRANAREIAEVIWRHNSPEWAFDGEVLARAAASFDNPDYVDVVVHSYRHRLGLAAGSPRYEPLEAHLATQPVISVPTITMDGTADGNFPATDGSPYAHRFDGPWEHRQVAHAGHHLPAEAPHAFAQAVFDVAEPPGDGGWLP from the coding sequence ATGAACCCGTTCCAGCTCGACGTACGCACTGTGGATGCCGGTGAGCTCAGCGTCGGCTACCTCGATCGTGGAGATCCCGGGGCGGAACCCGTCGTCCTCCTGCACGGCTTCCCCTACGACGTGCACAGTTATGTCGACGTCGTTCCGCTCCTCGTGGACGCCGGGTTCCGCGTTCTCGTGCCGCACCTGCGCGGCCACGGACCGACGCGGTTCCTCGACCCCGAAGCGACGCGCTCGGGGCAGCAGGCCGCGCTGGGGGCAGACGTTCTCGCGTTCATCGACGCTCTCGGGCTCGAAGAACCGATCCTGGCCGGATACGACTGGGGTGGCAGGGCGGCGTGCGTCGTCGCCGCCCTCTGGCCCGACAGGATCTCGGGTCTCGTGTCGGTCAACGGCTACCTGATCCAGGACATCGCGGCAGCCGCGATGCCCGCGCGCCCTGACCTCGAAGCAGGACTCTGGTACTTCTGGTACTTCGCGACGCAGCGCGGCACAGCCGGCCTGCGTGCCAACGCCCGTGAGATCGCAGAGGTCATCTGGCGCCACAACTCGCCCGAATGGGCTTTCGACGGCGAGGTGCTCGCGCGGGCGGCGGCATCCTTCGACAACCCGGACTATGTCGATGTCGTCGTCCACTCCTACCGCCACCGGCTCGGACTCGCGGCCGGTTCGCCCCGCTACGAACCGCTCGAGGCACACCTCGCGACGCAGCCCGTCATCTCCGTTCCCACCATCACGATGGACGGAACCGCTGACGGCAACTTTCCCGCAACCGATGGCTCGCCGTACGCGCACCGCTTCGACGGCCCCTGGGAACATCGCCAGGTCGCGCATGCCGGGCATCACCTGCCCGCTGAAGCGCCGCACGCGTTCGCGCAGGCGGTCTTCGACGTCGCCGAGCCGCCCGGGGACGGGGGCTGGCTCCCCTGA
- a CDS encoding SDR family oxidoreductase: MRIVVIGGTGLIGARLVDQLRRRGREVRAAARSTGVNSFTAEGLAEALTGADVVVDVSNSSYVDEAAAREFFYASTLNLLTYGAAAGVSHHVALSVVGTDRLARAEGGYFRAKASQEALIRASGRPFTIVHVTQFFEFVRSITGHAMRGGAAHVPDVLIQPMAADDVASAVARVALGEPLQRMVEFGGPEIFDLPDLARRELRWTDDARDVVADPLATYFGSRLDVGDLLPAPDATIAPTRLHDWRVGSSRVLWSADAQSAVQPVRSPAIEPTT; encoded by the coding sequence ATGCGAATCGTCGTCATCGGAGGAACCGGCCTGATCGGAGCGCGGCTCGTGGACCAATTGCGGCGGCGCGGGCGTGAGGTCCGCGCCGCCGCCCGGTCGACGGGCGTGAACTCCTTCACAGCGGAGGGACTGGCGGAGGCGTTGACGGGCGCCGACGTCGTCGTGGACGTGTCGAACTCGTCCTACGTCGACGAAGCAGCTGCACGCGAGTTCTTCTACGCCTCGACGCTGAACCTGCTCACATACGGAGCCGCGGCAGGAGTTTCGCACCACGTGGCTCTGAGCGTCGTGGGGACCGATCGCCTGGCGCGAGCCGAAGGAGGCTACTTTCGGGCCAAGGCGTCGCAGGAAGCCTTGATTCGGGCATCGGGCCGGCCCTTCACGATCGTCCATGTCACCCAGTTCTTCGAGTTCGTCAGGAGCATCACGGGACACGCGATGCGCGGCGGCGCGGCTCACGTTCCCGATGTCCTCATCCAGCCCATGGCCGCCGACGATGTCGCTTCCGCTGTCGCGCGTGTCGCTCTCGGCGAGCCGCTGCAGCGGATGGTCGAGTTCGGTGGTCCCGAGATCTTCGATCTGCCGGACCTCGCGCGCCGTGAACTGAGGTGGACGGACGACGCCCGCGACGTCGTCGCCGATCCTCTCGCCACGTACTTCGGGTCACGGCTCGACGTCGGCGACCTCCTGCCCGCACCCGACGCGACGATCGCGCCGACCCGTCTGCATGATTGGCGCGTCGGCTCCTCCCGTGTGCTGTGGTCGGCCGACGCGCAGTCGGCTGTTCAGCCCGTCCGTTCCCCCGCGATCGAGCCGACGACGTGA
- a CDS encoding three-helix bundle dimerization domain-containing protein — MDHASDHEASDRQLTEEQAHERADLDSVVSRVSDRFPTVDRERVESVVDDEAAQLEDARVRDYIPVLVEHEAVDRLRQEADPVSLVKRQTDDTDDEPQDGDGRDHDPALRPEREGAQTDTAASAGPLLGGLRGGD; from the coding sequence ATGGACCACGCCAGCGACCATGAAGCCAGCGACCGGCAACTCACCGAGGAACAAGCCCACGAGCGAGCGGATCTCGACAGTGTCGTCTCGCGCGTCTCGGATCGTTTCCCGACGGTCGACCGCGAACGGGTCGAGTCGGTCGTCGATGACGAGGCGGCGCAGCTCGAGGATGCGCGCGTGCGCGACTACATCCCGGTCCTCGTCGAACACGAGGCGGTGGATCGTCTGCGCCAGGAGGCCGATCCGGTCTCGCTCGTGAAGCGTCAGACGGATGACACCGACGACGAGCCGCAGGATGGCGACGGCCGAGACCACGACCCCGCGCTCCGCCCCGAGCGAGAGGGAGCGCAGACGGACACCGCCGCCTCGGCGGGCCCCCTCCTCGGCGGGCTCCGCGGCGGCGACTGA